The genomic region CGCTGCTGATGGGCCTCGGCGTGCCCGCCCAGGCCGTGATCGGTGGCATCACAGTCCTCACCGACCTGAACCCGTGGATCGTCTCGCTGCACCTGCTCTGCTCGCTCGCCATCGTCTGCCTCTCGGTCCGCTTCCTACAGCTGGTGGACCGGGGCGGCCTCCCCGTCACCGCCACCGGGCCGGTGGTCGGGCTCGCCTGGACGATGTTCGTGGCCGGCTGGGCGGTGCTCTACATCGGCACAGTCGTCACCGGCTCGGGCCCGCACGCCGGCGACGCCGACTCCCCCCGCAACGGCCTCGACCCGGCCCAGATGAGCCAGCTGCACGCCGACGCGGTCTTCTTGTTCATCGGCCTGACGATCGGGCTGCTCTTCGCCGTGCACGCCTGGGGTCCCGGGCGCTCGGCGCGCCGGGCCGTCGTGACCCTGCTCGCGATCCAGATCGGTCAGGGCGCGATCGGCTTCGTGCAGTACTTCACCGACCTGCCTGTCGTGCTGGTCGCCTTCCACATGCTCGGCGCCGCCCTCACGGCCGCCGCCGTCACCTGGGCGCTGCTGAGCGTCCGCCACCCGCGCGAGCTCGACCGCCCGGTCGCCCCGGTCGCCGTCGACTGATCGGCTCCGGGCGCCTGCGGGAGCTCCGGGCGCCTGCGGGAGCTCCGTGCGCCTGCGGGAGCTCCGTGCGCCTGCGGGTGAACGGGCGCCGTCGGGTGAGCGGTGAGCCTGCCACGGTTTCGGGCCGGCAAACGGTGGCTGGCTCACCGCTGGGTCCGGGCCGGCCGAACCATCAGGCCTGGCGGTGAGTGACCCACCGTCCTGGCCTCGCGAACCGTGGCAGGCTCACCGCTGCGGTCGATTCAGCCAAGCAGACGGTGGCAGGCTCACCGCTCGTCTGCTCCCCTGCTCGCCCGCGCGATCGCTGCCCCGGGCCGGCCCCAGAAGGACCGCGCGGACCCCGAGAGTGGCTCAGAGACCCAGGACCGGGTCGAGCGCGACGGCGACGAAGAGCAGCGTCAGGTAGAGGTTCGAGGAGTGGAAGAGCTCCATCGGGCGGATCGCGGCGAGATCGTCGCTGACCTTGGTCCGGCCCCACATGCGGTGGGCCTGGACGAGGAACACCGCGCCGAGGACCGCCGCGATCACCGGATAGACCAGGCTGGTGTCGGCCACCGGCCACAGCAGCAGCGAGGTGGCGACCATGACCCAGCTGTAGAGCACGATCTGGCGCCCGACCTCCCGCGCCGGCGCGACGACCGGCAGCATCGGGACGTCGACGTTCGCGTAGTCCTCGCGGTAGCGCAGCGCCAGCGCCCAGGTGTGCGGCGGAGTCCAGAAGAACACCACCATGAACAGCACCACCGGAACCCACGAGAGCTCGCCGGTCACCGCCGTCCAGCCGATCAGGGCCGGGAAGCAGCCGGCGAGGCCACCCCAGACGATGTTCTGGGTGGTGCGCCGCTTGAGCAGCATCGTGTAGCCGAAGACGTAGAACGCGTTGGCCCCGAGGGACAGGGCCGCCGAGAGCGGGTTCACCCAGGCCAGCAGGATCGCGGTGGACGCGATCGCGAGCGCGAACCCGAAGACCAGCGCGGCGCGGGCCGAGACGATGTGGCGGGGCAGCGCGCGACGCCGGGTGCGGCGCATCTGCTCGTCGATGTCGCGGTCGTAGACGCAGTTGAACACCGACGCCGAGCCCGCCGAGAACGCCCCGCCGACGACAGTTGCCGCAACCAGCCCCAGGGGAGGGATCCCGCGCTCGGCGAAGAACATCACCGGCACGGTGGTGAGCAGGAGCAGCTCGATCACCCGCGGCTTGGTCAGGCCGACGTAGGCAGCCACGACGTCGCGGAACGACGCCCTCGAGGTCGCTCCGTCAGAGTCCTGCCGCTCGGCGGCAGCGGCCGACTGGCCGACGTGGGTCACAGGTGTCCTCGGGGAGTTTCGGAAGCTCGTAGCGGGTGTGAGTCTATCCCGTGGAGTGAGTAGGCTCGGTATCGCCGTCACCCCGCTGAGAGGAACCCCGTGAGCACTTCCCCCGCCCTGGACTGGACCGATCTCGACGCCAAGGCGGTGGACACGGCCCGCGTGCTGGCGATGGATGCCGTCCAGAAGGTCGGCAACGGCCATCCGGGCACCGCGATGAGCCTGGCGCCGGCGGCGTACCTGCTGTTCCAGAAGGTGATGCGGCACGACCCGGCCGACCCGAGCTGGATCGCGCGGGACCGGTTCGTGCTGTCCTGCGGGCACTCGTCCATCACCCTGTACACCCAGCTCTACCTGGGCGGTTTCGGGCTGGAGCTGGAGGACCTCAAGGCGCTGCGCACGTGGGGCTCCAAGACGCCCGGCCACCCCGAGCTCGGCCACACCGCGGGGGTGGAGGTCACCACGGGCCCGCTCGGCCAGGGCGTCGCCAACGCCGTGGGCATGGCCATGTCCGGGCGCCGCATCCACGGCATCCTCGACCCGGAGGCGAAGGACGGCGAGAGCCTCTTCGACCACCACGTCTACGTCCTGTGCTCCGACGGCGACCTCCAGGAGGGCGTGAGCGGCGAGGCCTCCTCCATCGCCGGGACCCAGGAGCTGGGCAACCTCACCGTCATCTACGACCGCAACCGGATCTCGATCGAGGGCGACACCGACATCGCCTTCACCGAGGACGTCGCGGCGCGCTACGAGGCCTACGGCTGGCACGTGCAGACCGTCGACTGGACCAACGGAGGCACCGACTACCGCGAGGACGTCCCGGCGCTGTACGACGCGATCACGGCCGCCCGCGAGGTCACCGACCAGCCGTCGCTGATCGTTCTCGACACGATCATCGCCTGGCCCGCCCCCAACGCCCAGGGCACCGGCGCCTCCCACGGCAGCGCGCTGGGCGCCGACGAGGTCGCGGCGACCAAGGAGATCCTCGGGTGGGACCCCGCCCGGAACTTCGAGGTGCCGCCCGAGGTCCTGGAGCACACCCGGGCGCTGCGCGACCGGGGCTCGGAGTGGGGCGCCGCCTGGGACAAGCAGTACGCCACCTGGTCGGAGGCGAACCCGGAGCGGGCCGAGCTCCTACACCGGCTGAAGGCCCGGACCATGCCCGAGGGGCTGGCCGAGGCGCTGCCGGTCTTCGACGCCGATGCCAAGGGCGTCGCGACCCGGTCCGCCTCCGGCAAGGTCATCAACGCGCTCGCGCCCCTGCTGCCCGAGCTGTGGGGCGGGTCCGCCGACCTGGCCGGCTCCAACAACACCACGATCAAGGACGTCCCGTCGTTCGCTCCCGCGAGCCGGACCACCGATCAGTGGACCGCCGACCCGTTCCAGGGCCGAGTGCTGCACTTCGGCATCCGCGAGCACGGCATGGGCGCGATCATGAACGGCATCGCGGCCGACACGATCACCCGCGTCTTCGGCGGCACCTTCCTCACGTTCTCCGACTACATGCGCGGCGCGGTCCGGGTGGCGGCGCTGAGCAAGCTGCCGGTCACCTACGTGTGGACCCACGACTCGATCGGCCTCGGGGAGGACGGCCCGACCCACCAGCCGATCGAGCACCTGGCCGCGCTGCGGGCGATGCCCGGCCTCGACGTCGTGCGTCCCGCCGACGCCAACGAGACCGCCGCCGCCTGGCTGGCCATCCTCAACCACACCGATCGCCCGGCCGCCCTGGCGCTGACCCGCCAGAACGTGCCGGTCTTCCCGCGCGGGAAGGACGCCGAGACCGGAGAGGAGTGGGCCGGCACCGACGACGTCGCCAAGGGCGGCTACGTCCTCCTCGACGCCGAGGGCGGCACCCCGGACGTGGTCCTGATGGCCACCGGCTCCGAGGTGCAGCTGGCCGTGGAGGCGCGCAAGCTCCTCGCTGCCGACGGCATCTCCGCCCGCGTGGTCTCGATGCCCTGCCTCGAGTGGTTCGAGGCCCAGACCATCGCCTACCGCGAGACGGTCATCCCCCCGACGGTCAAGGCGCGGGTCTCGGTCGAGGCCGGCGTCAAGCAGGGCTGGCGCGAGTACGTCGGCGACCACGGCCGCATGATCTCCATCGAGCAGTTCGGCCAGTCGGCCGACTACGCCCGCATCTACACCGAGTACGGCATCACCGCGCAGGCGGTGGCCGACGCCGCTCGCGACAGCATCCGGGTGTCCACCGACTGACGCGCGCGGACTACGCGCGGGTCGCGACGGGTACCCCACACCCAGCACCACACCCAGGAGGAACCATGAGTGACCGCTTGAAGGCACTGGCCGACGCCGGCGTCTCGATCTGGCTCGACGACCTCTCACGGGAGCGGATCGAGACCGGCAACCTCGCCGAGCTGGTGACCGACCGGTCGGTGGTCGGGGTGACGACGAACCCGACGATCTTCGCCAGCGCCATCGCCAACGGCGAGCGGTACGACGAGCAGGTCCGCAAGCTGGTCGCCTCCGGAGCCGACGTCACCAAGGTCGTCTTCGAGCTGACCACCGAGGACGTGCGCAACGCCTGCGACGTGCTCGCCCCGGTCGCGGAGCGCACCGCCCACGACGGCCGCGTCTCGATCGAGGTGGAACCGGACCTCGCGAACGACACCGAGGGCACCATCGCCTCGGCCCGCGCCCTGTGGGCGGCGGTGGAGCGCCCGAACG from Nocardioides pantholopis harbors:
- a CDS encoding COX15/CtaA family protein; translation: MRTLRWTDLSGWVRPLGWASLIANMVLVVTGAVVRLTGSGLGCPTWPRCTDASYTPHGEYGIHGVIEFGNRMLTFALAAVAILTFIAAWQTARRELWRLALLMGLGVPAQAVIGGITVLTDLNPWIVSLHLLCSLAIVCLSVRFLQLVDRGGLPVTATGPVVGLAWTMFVAGWAVLYIGTVVTGSGPHAGDADSPRNGLDPAQMSQLHADAVFLFIGLTIGLLFAVHAWGPGRSARRAVVTLLAIQIGQGAIGFVQYFTDLPVVLVAFHMLGAALTAAAVTWALLSVRHPRELDRPVAPVAVD
- a CDS encoding heme o synthase, with translation MTHVGQSAAAAERQDSDGATSRASFRDVVAAYVGLTKPRVIELLLLTTVPVMFFAERGIPPLGLVAATVVGGAFSAGSASVFNCVYDRDIDEQMRRTRRRALPRHIVSARAALVFGFALAIASTAILLAWVNPLSAALSLGANAFYVFGYTMLLKRRTTQNIVWGGLAGCFPALIGWTAVTGELSWVPVVLFMVVFFWTPPHTWALALRYREDYANVDVPMLPVVAPAREVGRQIVLYSWVMVATSLLLWPVADTSLVYPVIAAVLGAVFLVQAHRMWGRTKVSDDLAAIRPMELFHSSNLYLTLLFVAVALDPVLGL
- the tkt gene encoding transketolase, which translates into the protein MSTSPALDWTDLDAKAVDTARVLAMDAVQKVGNGHPGTAMSLAPAAYLLFQKVMRHDPADPSWIARDRFVLSCGHSSITLYTQLYLGGFGLELEDLKALRTWGSKTPGHPELGHTAGVEVTTGPLGQGVANAVGMAMSGRRIHGILDPEAKDGESLFDHHVYVLCSDGDLQEGVSGEASSIAGTQELGNLTVIYDRNRISIEGDTDIAFTEDVAARYEAYGWHVQTVDWTNGGTDYREDVPALYDAITAAREVTDQPSLIVLDTIIAWPAPNAQGTGASHGSALGADEVAATKEILGWDPARNFEVPPEVLEHTRALRDRGSEWGAAWDKQYATWSEANPERAELLHRLKARTMPEGLAEALPVFDADAKGVATRSASGKVINALAPLLPELWGGSADLAGSNNTTIKDVPSFAPASRTTDQWTADPFQGRVLHFGIREHGMGAIMNGIAADTITRVFGGTFLTFSDYMRGAVRVAALSKLPVTYVWTHDSIGLGEDGPTHQPIEHLAALRAMPGLDVVRPADANETAAAWLAILNHTDRPAALALTRQNVPVFPRGKDAETGEEWAGTDDVAKGGYVLLDAEGGTPDVVLMATGSEVQLAVEARKLLAADGISARVVSMPCLEWFEAQTIAYRETVIPPTVKARVSVEAGVKQGWREYVGDHGRMISIEQFGQSADYARIYTEYGITAQAVADAARDSIRVSTD